The window AAGGATCAGTCAATTTTTCTCGATTATTTAATTTCTCTTGCTTATTTTGCTCATGCTTTTCGACTAAATCATTATATTTACTCTTTAAAGCATCACCAGCATCTTTATTTTTCTCAATTACTAATTGCGAGCCCTTTTGAAAACCAGACAACAAAGTAGCAAACTTCACATTGCAGATCATCAAGACTCCTACTAACATCATTAGTAAAGATATTACTTCTGAACCTACGGTACCCAAAATTGGAAAAATAAGTTGATAAAACATACTTCCAATAAAGCCACCACCAACTTTGGTCGTAATCTGAGCACGAGAAAATTCTTCACCAATTGATGTTAAAAAGGCATTGACAAATCCTTGATGGATCATCATTTGATTGAAGACACGAGAACTTTCCCAAAGGAGTAAACCTAAATAAAAAATTCCTAGGCCGCTTCCTCTTTTTAAACTAAAACGAGGTGGCTGGTTATAAATCACCATAACCAAGCCAAATAAGCCTAAAACAAGACTGGCTAAATAGTGACTATCTCCAACAAAAAAGCGAATTAAATTAATTAGTTGTTGGCTAAACAAACCGAAATGAACGCAACTTAAAACTGCTATTAAAACAAGTACGATTCCAGTAATGACCCATTCCATACTTTGTTTTTTCTTTTTAGTAGTTGTCTTTCTCTTTGTCCTGCGTTTTCGCTTTTTAGCCATCAAGACACCTTCTCAATCTTTTTACTTATCATTTTTGCCCTTTTGGTTATCTCGGTTTAATTCATTAAAGTTTGATTTAAAACTAAGGTTAACTGGGTGATCTAAAGTTAATTGGGTAATTTCATAAGTTAAAGTTTCAATTTGTTCAACTAATGGTCTAGAAAGTAACTGGTAATCTGATGGTTCTAAATCGGTCCCATCGCCAAAATAATCAACAAATTGAACAACTCTCGTAATTACACCACTAACGGTAAAATCGCCGGGTGCGGGAGAAACCTCGAATGGAACAGCAATTTCAAAATACTTACCAGTTTTCCCTTCATCTTGGCTACCGTCGTCTAAGTCTTGATAAACTTGTCTTAATGACACATTAACTTCATTTTTTACTTTTTGTTCATCATTTAAATCATAATGAAAAGAACGAACAATAATTGGAGTCATATTTTTAAAATCCATTTTAATTCTCTCCTAAATTTCTTTCATAACGTTCAGGACGATTATAATTATCCTTTAACTTATCATTTTCATAATGATGGCTCGTTTCCATATTTGGAAAACCTTGCTGTCTCAAAGCTTCTAAAAGAACCATCGCTACTGAATTTGATAAATTATAGCAACGAATATTATCTGACATAGGAATCCTAAGATTACGATCATAATATTCTCGCATAAAAGTTTCTGGTAAACCAGTTGTTTCCTTTCCGAAAACAAAATAATAATCTTTATTAGGATCAGTATAGTCTACTTGAGCATAATTTTTTGAAGAAAATTTTGAAATTAAATACATTTCATCATTTGGACCAAGAGTCTTTAAAAAGGCATCTAAGTCATCATGCATTCTTATGTCTACTTTATCCCAATAATCTAATCCTGCACGTTTCATTTTTTTATTATCAATTTGAAAGCCGAGCGGTTCAATAAGATCTAAGATTGTATTAGTACCCGCACAAGTTCGAGCAATATTTCCTGTATTTGCAGGCATTAATGGCTCATAAAGTACAACGTGATTTGTCATAAAAAAGCTCCTCTTGTAAAAAAAGCGTAGCACCTGTAATGAGGCAAGTACCACGTTTAATTCTATACTCAATTCTACTCTTTAGACTTTAGATTCGCATCATCTGATCCCGATATCTCATCATAAAGAGTTGAAATCTTACGATAATAATTAAATAGTCTAGTCACAATAATCTTAATTACAGCATAAACTGGAATCGCAAAAATTACGCCCCATAAGCCGGCAACAGCACTTGCACCAATTAATAGCAAAATAGTAGTAACTGGATTCATGTTCATCTTATTCCCCATTACCAATGGTGAAATAACACGTCCCTCAAGCGTTTGTTCAATTGCAAAGACAATTAAAACCTTTACAAGCATCATAGGTGAGCTAATTAGCCCCAAAATAATTGCTGGAATAAAGGCGATAAAGGTTCCGAAATAAGGAATCATGTTTAATACACCAGCTAGAACAGCTAATGTTATTCCATAATTTAGACCAATTAC of the Lactobacillus gasseri ATCC 33323 = JCM 1131 genome contains:
- a CDS encoding DUF1149 family protein, translated to MDFKNMTPIIVRSFHYDLNDEQKVKNEVNVSLRQVYQDLDDGSQDEGKTGKYFEIAVPFEVSPAPGDFTVSGVITRVVQFVDYFGDGTDLEPSDYQLLSRPLVEQIETLTYEITQLTLDHPVNLSFKSNFNELNRDNQKGKNDK
- a CDS encoding tRNA (uridine(34)/cytosine(34)/5-carboxymethylaminomethyluridine(34)-2'-O)-methyltransferase TrmL — encoded protein: MTNHVVLYEPLMPANTGNIARTCAGTNTILDLIEPLGFQIDNKKMKRAGLDYWDKVDIRMHDDLDAFLKTLGPNDEMYLISKFSSKNYAQVDYTDPNKDYYFVFGKETTGLPETFMREYYDRNLRIPMSDNIRCYNLSNSVAMVLLEALRQQGFPNMETSHHYENDKLKDNYNRPERYERNLGEN